A stretch of the Arachis stenosperma cultivar V10309 chromosome 6, arast.V10309.gnm1.PFL2, whole genome shotgun sequence genome encodes the following:
- the LOC130935487 gene encoding U-box domain-containing protein 21-like, with the protein MVLSWTKRKVFRHLRKVTKEDQPPSADDIVIPVHFCCPVSLDIMKDPVTLSTGITYDRDSIDKWLESGNNTCPVTKQLLTTSDMIPNHAIRKMIQDWCVDNSSHGVQRIPTPRVPLSRYDVSRECKTLLSASQRGDDATCRESLAKIKAWGKENERNKRCVVGNGSADVLARAFQNFSRDSFDKHVVVLAEILENLTWMLPIGEEGKVCLGSENSLTRLVLFLGGNDLGARQSASLVIKELSAEALEKNEQLVEALVKMIREPIGPIATKSCLATIFNLVSLAQSRKLIAERFVELGLVSLLLDIILDGERGITEKALGVLDSICDFQKGKDFAKSNALMVPLAIKKILRVSELASSFAVSILWKVWDKRDEGALIEALQVGAFQKLLVVLQVGCDDSTKEKATELLKLLNAYRGKAQCVDSSSLELKYLKKSF; encoded by the coding sequence ATGGTTTTGTCTTGGACCAAAAGAAAGGTCTTCCGCCATCTCCGTAAGGTGACAAAGGAGGATCAACCTCCCTCCGCCGATGACATTGTCATCCCCGTGCACTTTTGCTGCCCAGTGAGCTTGGACATTATGAAAGACCCCGTTACCCTCTCAACCGGCATAACCTACGACAGGGACAGCATCGACAAGTGGCTTGAATCCGGTAACAACACCTGCCCCGTCACCAAACAGCTCCTAACTACATCCGACATGATCCCCAACCACGCCATCAGAAAGATGATTCAGGATTGGTGCGTCGATAACAGCTCCCATGGCGTCCAGAGGATCCCCACTCCTAGGGTTCCCCTTTCCAGATACGACGTTTCCCGGGAATGTAAGACCTTGTTGTCCGCTTCACAGCGAGGTGATGATGCCACGTGTCGGGAATCTTTGGCCAAGATCAAGGCTTGGGGGAAGGAGAACGAGAGGAACAAGAGGTGCGTCGTTGGCAACGGTTCCGCTGATGTACTCGCACGCGCGTTTCAGAATTTCTCACGTGATTCGTTCGACAAGCACGTGGTTGTCTTGGCAGAGATTTTGGAGAATCTGACGTGGATGCTTCCTATTGGCGAGGAGGGTAAAGTGTGTTTGGGTTCGGAAAATTCGTTGACTCGGTTGGTTTTGTTCCTAGGTGGTAATGACCTTGGAGCAAGACAAAGTGCTTCTTTGGTGATTAAGGAGCTAAGTGCTGAAGCACTGGAGAAAAATGAACAACTTGTTGAGGCTTTGGTTAAGATGATTAGGGAGCCAATTGGTCCAATTGCTACAAAATCATGTTTGGCCACAATTTTCAATTTGGTTTCATTAGCACAAAGTAGAAAACTAATTGCAGAGAGATTTGTGGAATTAGGTTTGGTTTCATTGCTGTTGGATATCATTCTTGATGGTGAAAGAGGGATAACTGAGAAGGCATTGGGGGTCTTGGATTCCATTTGTGATTTCCAAAAGGGGAAGGATTTTGCCAAGAGCAATGCTCTAATGGTTCCTCTTGCAATCAAGAAGATCTTGAGGGTGTCTGAATTGGCCTCTAGCTTTGCGGTTTCTATACTTTGGAAGGTTTGGGATAAGCGTGATGAAGGGGCTTTGATTGAGGCCCTTCAAGTTGGTGCCTTTCAGAAATTGTTGGTTGTGTTGCAAGTTGGTTGTGATGATAGCACTAAGGAGAAGGCTACTGAGTTGCTCAAACTGTTGAATGCTTATCGAGGCAAGGCACAGTGTGTTGATTCTTCTTCATTGGAACTCAAGTACCTTAAGAAGTCATTCTAA
- the LOC130935488 gene encoding agamous-like MADS-box protein AGL80, with translation MTRKKVKLAFIVNDSARKATFKKRKKGLLKKVDELSTLCGIDACAIIYSPYDPQPEVWPSPLGVQQVLSKFRRMPEMEQSKKMVNQESFLRQRIAKATEQLKKQTKENREKEMTQLMFQYLGEGNIMHNVNMLDLNDLAYLIDQYLKDINRRIELLTRESQSQSQPPMPPPPVVKDEVANVEEEGQGSHAQQGLNINMDSMQPKENWFVNLMSGANVDQPHVFGDANQQSGFWPNTFFH, from the exons ATGACTAGAAAGAAGGTGAAATTGGCTTTCATAGTGAATGATTCTGCAAGAAAGGCAACTTTcaagaaaaggaagaagggACTATTGAAAAAAGTTGATGAACTCAGTACCCTTTGCGGGATTGATGCATGTGCTATCATCTATAGCCCGTATGATCCTCAACCAGAGGTTTGGCCGTCGCCATTGGGGGTTCAACAAGTGCTTTCCAAGTTCAG GAGGATGCCTGAAATGGAGCAAAGCAAGAAGATGGTGAACCAAGAGAGTTTTCTAAGGCAGAGGATCGCGAAGGCGACAGAGCAGTTGAAGAAGCAGACcaaagaaaatagagagaagGAGATGACCCAGCTCATGTTTCAGTACCTTGGTGAAGGTAACATCATGCACAATGTGAACATGCTTGATTTGAACGATCTTGCATATTTGATTGATCAGTATTTGAAGGATATCAATAGAAGGATTGAATTGTTGACAAGAGAGTCTCAGTCTCAGAGTCAACCCCCAATGCCACCACCACCGGTAGTTAAAGATGAGGTGGCAAATGTTGAAGAAGAGGGACAAGGGAGCCATGCCCAGCAAGGTTTGAACATCAACATGGATTCCATGCAACCAAAGGAAAATTGGTTTGTCAATTTGATGAGTGGTGCTAATGTGGATCAGCCACATGTATTTGGAGATGCTAATCAACAGAGTGGATTTTGGCCTAACACATTTTTCCATTGA
- the LOC130935009 gene encoding nicastrin isoform X1 — protein MAPAFLPLFYFLLFFFFAFHLPLCFSGESSAMESVPDLQNTMYKVIDGDPCVRLLNLSGPIGCANPGRDKVLAPIIGFENVDGMSQSSAILVSFEDFPSLFNRISDDLSFASKVAGVLVKSRTDVQNNLKGFSPDQKFPQAQFAPYHNFSYEWNPIGSGIMWKYYNFPVFLLTESATATIEEFVIRNENKKRAYTSNVAEFDLVMQTTKSGTHDSKSCLKEATCLPLGGYSVWSSLPPINVSSSKQSKPIILAVASMDSASFFRDKSLGADSPISGLIALLAAVDALSHVHGLGDLSKQLVFAVFTGEAWGYLGSRRFLVELEINSDAVHGLNHSSIETVVELGSVGKGYNEGVKNFFAHKEGGSAATDMTMTALKRAQESLLSENIKVASASASNPGIPPSSLMTFSKENSAISGVVLEDFDSVFVNKFYHSHLDDLSNVNSSAVVAAASLVARTLYILASDSKDVEDSVLASINVNVSLVKQLMGCLLACDPGLSCELVNKYISPTSTCPSHYVGVIVDEPSSTPYPGYINDVPRFVWNFLADITSIPREHINSSGCQQGCSRDEVCIKAETDGKGVCILSTTRYVPAYSTRLKYESGVWNVLPSNSSDIMGIVDPVWTESNWNSIGMRVYTVQNAAYDRIVLFGGIALTILSYLGVAFSRALITKAMKRD, from the exons ATGGCGCCAGcctttctccctctcttctacttcctcctcttcttcttcttcgcatTTCATCTTCCCCTCTGCTTCTCCG GGGAATCGAGCGCCATGGAGTCGGTTCCTGATCTTCAGAACACCATGTACAAGGTCATCGATGGAGACCCTTGCGTCCGCCTTCTTAATCTTTCTGGACCAATTGGTTGTGCAA ATCCTGGGCGAGATAAGGTTTTGGCTCCAATAATAGGATTCGAAAATGTTGATGGGATGTCACAGTCTTCTGCTATATTGGTCTCATTTGAAGATTTTCCAAGTCTCTTTAACAG AATATCAGATGACTTAAGCTTTGCAAGTAAAGTTGCTGGTGTACTGGTCAAATCAAGAACTGATGTGCAGAACAACTTAAAGG GATTCTCTCCGGATCAAAAATTTCCACAAGCTCAATTTGCTCCTTACCATAATTTCAGCTATGAATGGAACCCTATT GGCTCTGGTATTATGTGGAAGTACTACAATTTTCCTGTTTTCTTACTCACAGAAAGTGCCACAGCGACTATTGAAGAG TTTGTAATAAGGAATGAGAACAAAAAAAGAGCTTATACATCTAATGTGGCTGAGTTTGATCTGGTGATGCAG ACGACAAAATCTGGAACACATGATTCGAAGTCTTGTTTAAAAGAAGCAACTTGCCTTCCTTTAGGTGGATACAG TGTCTGGTCATCTCTTCCTCCAATCAATGTTTCATCCTCAAAACAGTCGAAGCCCATTATACTGGCAGTAGCTTCTATGGATTCTGCTTCATTTTTTCGGGACAAAAGCCTTGGTGCAGACTCTCCTATTTCT GGTTTAATTGCATTGCTGGCAGCAGTTGATGCACTTTCTCATGTGCATGGTCTTGGTGACCTTAGTAAACAG CTTGTTTTTGCAGTTTTCACTGGAGAAGCATGGGGTTACCTTGGAAGTAGGAGATTTTTGGTAGAACTTGAGATAAACTCAGATGCTGTTCATGGCCTTAATCACTCATCAATTGAAACG GTCGTTGAACTTGGCTCTGTTGGGAAGGGTTACAATGAAGGTGTTAAAAACTTTTTTGCTCATAAAGAAGGG GGTTCTGCTGCCACTGATATGACAATGACTGCCTTGAAACGTGCACAAGAGTCGCTGCTATCTGAAAACATAAAGGTTGCATCTGCAAGTGCCTCAAATCCAGGGATACCTCCATCATCGTTAATGACCTTTTCAAAAGAG AATTCAGCAATCTCTGGTGTTGTCTTAGAAGATTTTGACTCTGTCTTCGTCAACAAGTTCTACCATAGTCATCTTGATGATTTAT CGAATGTGAACTCGTCAGCTGTGGTTGCTGCTGCTTCTCTTGTTGCCCGGACCCTTTACATACTTGCTAGTGATTCTAAGGATGTAGAAGATTCAGTTTTGGCTTCTATAAATGTAAATGTCTCACTTGTCAAACAACTTATGGGTTGCTTATTGGCCTGTGATCCTGGTCTTTCTTGTGAATTGGTGAATAAATATATTTCACCCACATCAACTTGTCCAAGCCATTATGTTGGCGTTATCGTAGATGAACCTTCATCTACACCTTATCCAGGATACATTAATGATGTTCCCAGGTTCGTCTGGAATTTTCTAGCTGACATAACGTCAATCCCCAGGGAGCATATTAATAGCTCAGGTTGTCAACAAGGCTGCAGTAGAGATGAGGTTTGCATTAAAGCAGAGACAGATGGAAAGGGAGTTTGTATTCTCTCTACAACTAG GTACGTTCCAGCATATTCAACACGATTAAAATATGAATCGGGTGTTTGGAATGTTTTGCCCTCAAATTCCTCTGACATCATGGGGATTGTGGATCCTGTCTGGACAGAAAGCAACTGGAATTCGATAGGTATGCGGGTCTACACTGTCCAAAATGCTGCTTACGACCGCATTGTTCTGTTTGGGGGTATTGCTCTGACAATCCTGTCATACCTCGGGGTAGCATTCTCAAGAGCTTTAATCACCAAAGCTATGAAGAGGGACTGA
- the LOC130935009 gene encoding nicastrin isoform X2 — MAPAFLPLFYFLLFFFFAFHLPLCFSGESSAMESVPDLQNTMYKVIDGDPCVRLLNLSGPIGCANPGRDKVLAPIIGFENVDGMSQSSAILVSFEDFPSLFNRISDDLSFASKVAGVLVKSRTDVQNNLKGFSPDQKFPQAQFAPYHNFSYEWNPIGSGIMWKYYNFPVFLLTESATATIEEFVIRNENKKRAYTSNVAEFDLVMQTTKSGTHDSKSCLKEATCLPLGGYSVWSSLPPINVSSSKQSKPIILAVASMDSASFFRDKSLGADSPISGLIALLAAVDALSHVHGLGDLSKQLVFAVFTGEAWGYLGSRRFLVELEINSDAVHGLNHSSIETVVELGSVGKGYNEGVKNFFAHKEGGSAATDMTMTALKRAQESLLSENIKVASASASNPGIPPSSLMTFSKENSAISGVVLEDFDSVFVNKFYHSHLDDLSNVNSSAVVAAASLVARTLYILASDSKDVEDSVLASINVNVSLVKQLMGCLLACDPGLSCELVNKYISPTSTCPSHYVGVIVDEPSSTPYPGYINDVPRFVWNFLADITSIPREHINSSGCQQGCSRDEVCIKAETDGKGVCILSTTRLRCAIYFLRELWQ, encoded by the exons ATGGCGCCAGcctttctccctctcttctacttcctcctcttcttcttcttcgcatTTCATCTTCCCCTCTGCTTCTCCG GGGAATCGAGCGCCATGGAGTCGGTTCCTGATCTTCAGAACACCATGTACAAGGTCATCGATGGAGACCCTTGCGTCCGCCTTCTTAATCTTTCTGGACCAATTGGTTGTGCAA ATCCTGGGCGAGATAAGGTTTTGGCTCCAATAATAGGATTCGAAAATGTTGATGGGATGTCACAGTCTTCTGCTATATTGGTCTCATTTGAAGATTTTCCAAGTCTCTTTAACAG AATATCAGATGACTTAAGCTTTGCAAGTAAAGTTGCTGGTGTACTGGTCAAATCAAGAACTGATGTGCAGAACAACTTAAAGG GATTCTCTCCGGATCAAAAATTTCCACAAGCTCAATTTGCTCCTTACCATAATTTCAGCTATGAATGGAACCCTATT GGCTCTGGTATTATGTGGAAGTACTACAATTTTCCTGTTTTCTTACTCACAGAAAGTGCCACAGCGACTATTGAAGAG TTTGTAATAAGGAATGAGAACAAAAAAAGAGCTTATACATCTAATGTGGCTGAGTTTGATCTGGTGATGCAG ACGACAAAATCTGGAACACATGATTCGAAGTCTTGTTTAAAAGAAGCAACTTGCCTTCCTTTAGGTGGATACAG TGTCTGGTCATCTCTTCCTCCAATCAATGTTTCATCCTCAAAACAGTCGAAGCCCATTATACTGGCAGTAGCTTCTATGGATTCTGCTTCATTTTTTCGGGACAAAAGCCTTGGTGCAGACTCTCCTATTTCT GGTTTAATTGCATTGCTGGCAGCAGTTGATGCACTTTCTCATGTGCATGGTCTTGGTGACCTTAGTAAACAG CTTGTTTTTGCAGTTTTCACTGGAGAAGCATGGGGTTACCTTGGAAGTAGGAGATTTTTGGTAGAACTTGAGATAAACTCAGATGCTGTTCATGGCCTTAATCACTCATCAATTGAAACG GTCGTTGAACTTGGCTCTGTTGGGAAGGGTTACAATGAAGGTGTTAAAAACTTTTTTGCTCATAAAGAAGGG GGTTCTGCTGCCACTGATATGACAATGACTGCCTTGAAACGTGCACAAGAGTCGCTGCTATCTGAAAACATAAAGGTTGCATCTGCAAGTGCCTCAAATCCAGGGATACCTCCATCATCGTTAATGACCTTTTCAAAAGAG AATTCAGCAATCTCTGGTGTTGTCTTAGAAGATTTTGACTCTGTCTTCGTCAACAAGTTCTACCATAGTCATCTTGATGATTTAT CGAATGTGAACTCGTCAGCTGTGGTTGCTGCTGCTTCTCTTGTTGCCCGGACCCTTTACATACTTGCTAGTGATTCTAAGGATGTAGAAGATTCAGTTTTGGCTTCTATAAATGTAAATGTCTCACTTGTCAAACAACTTATGGGTTGCTTATTGGCCTGTGATCCTGGTCTTTCTTGTGAATTGGTGAATAAATATATTTCACCCACATCAACTTGTCCAAGCCATTATGTTGGCGTTATCGTAGATGAACCTTCATCTACACCTTATCCAGGATACATTAATGATGTTCCCAGGTTCGTCTGGAATTTTCTAGCTGACATAACGTCAATCCCCAGGGAGCATATTAATAGCTCAGGTTGTCAACAAGGCTGCAGTAGAGATGAGGTTTGCATTAAAGCAGAGACAGATGGAAAGGGAGTTTGTATTCTCTCTACAACTAG GTTAAGATGTGCCATTTATTTCTTACGTGAATTGTGGCAGTAG